A single genomic interval of Cellvibrio sp. PSBB023 harbors:
- a CDS encoding type I secretion system permease/ATPase — translation MDTGLQCLVALAGFHQLPADAAQISHQFAIPGQPFSHTEILRAAKALTFKAKRFTFPLAKLIGSSLPAIIKTKDGDYIILARIAEENGVPTKVLVQDLREQIPKTLSADEFISLWSGEVIFLSRRLGIRESLQQKFDISWFIPSLIKHRKLFGEVLIASFFLQLFGLITPLLFQVVMDKVLVHRGFSTLDVIAFAFFAIALFEAVLGGIRSYVMTHTTSRIDVELGSRLFHHLMALPMGYFEARQVGQNVARVHELDTIRNFITGSALTLILDLGFTMVFLLVMWCYSSILFFVVAATIPCYILLSIFITPILRYRLNEKFKYGAANTAFLTESVTGVQTVKAMAVEPQMQRKWEDQLANYVSASFRSQNLGNVANQIAGLINKLMTLGIIWWGAHLVIGGELTVGELIAFNMLAGRVSGPILKLVQLWQDFQQAGISIERLGDILNTPREPGYNPNRSTLPSIAGEVSFEHVRFRYRHDGPVILDSFNLQVKSGEIIGIVGRSGSGKSTLTKLIQRLYLPEGGRVLVDGVDLAMVDTVWLRRNIGVVLQENFLFNQTVRENIALTNPAAPMEQIVAVAKLAGAHEFIVDLPEAYDTMVGEQGSNLSGGQRQRLAIARALLTNPRILIFDEATSALDYESERIIQDNMAEICKGRTVFIIAHRLSTVRICNRIIVMSKGNIIEQGPHDELLQQQGYYAQLHAYQQHIPQTKNTSTHSHTSPKLEVVHD, via the coding sequence ATGGATACAGGTTTACAGTGCTTGGTAGCACTTGCAGGATTTCACCAATTACCCGCTGATGCGGCACAAATTTCCCACCAATTTGCAATACCCGGTCAACCTTTTAGCCACACCGAAATACTCCGAGCCGCTAAAGCGCTAACCTTTAAAGCAAAGCGCTTTACATTTCCGCTTGCTAAGCTAATCGGTTCCAGCTTACCCGCTATCATCAAAACCAAAGATGGTGATTACATCATTCTTGCACGTATTGCTGAAGAGAATGGTGTGCCTACTAAGGTGCTAGTGCAGGATTTACGCGAACAAATTCCAAAGACATTAAGCGCTGATGAGTTTATTTCACTTTGGTCAGGTGAAGTAATTTTTCTTAGTCGCCGCCTCGGTATTCGTGAAAGCCTGCAACAAAAGTTTGATATCAGCTGGTTTATTCCGTCACTCATTAAACACCGCAAGCTGTTTGGCGAAGTATTAATAGCTTCGTTCTTTTTGCAATTGTTTGGTTTGATCACGCCGCTGTTGTTTCAGGTGGTGATGGACAAAGTCTTGGTACATCGCGGCTTCAGCACACTCGACGTCATCGCTTTTGCCTTTTTTGCGATTGCGCTTTTTGAAGCAGTGCTCGGAGGTATTCGCAGTTATGTGATGACACACACCACCAGCCGTATTGACGTAGAATTGGGCTCACGTTTGTTCCATCACTTGATGGCCTTGCCGATGGGTTATTTTGAGGCTAGGCAGGTGGGTCAAAATGTCGCGCGAGTGCATGAACTGGACACTATCCGCAATTTCATTACTGGCAGTGCCTTAACGCTCATACTCGATTTGGGCTTTACTATGGTTTTCTTATTGGTGATGTGGTGCTACAGCTCCATATTATTCTTTGTTGTCGCTGCGACTATACCTTGTTACATACTCTTATCTATTTTTATTACCCCCATCCTGCGTTATCGTCTGAATGAGAAGTTTAAATATGGTGCTGCAAATACCGCTTTCCTTACTGAGTCAGTTACTGGGGTGCAAACTGTAAAAGCCATGGCGGTAGAACCGCAAATGCAGCGCAAGTGGGAAGATCAGTTAGCCAATTATGTCAGTGCTTCTTTTCGTAGCCAAAATCTTGGTAACGTCGCAAATCAAATTGCTGGTTTAATTAATAAACTCATGACACTCGGTATTATTTGGTGGGGAGCACATCTGGTTATTGGTGGTGAGCTTACCGTAGGTGAGTTGATTGCCTTTAATATGCTCGCCGGCCGCGTCAGTGGCCCCATTTTAAAACTGGTGCAACTCTGGCAAGACTTTCAACAAGCGGGTATTTCCATCGAACGTTTGGGTGATATCCTCAATACTCCTCGTGAGCCGGGCTATAACCCCAATCGCTCCACCTTGCCCTCTATTGCGGGGGAGGTGAGTTTCGAACATGTGCGCTTTCGATACCGCCACGATGGACCAGTCATTCTCGACAGCTTTAACTTGCAAGTAAAATCCGGTGAGATTATCGGTATTGTTGGCCGCTCCGGTTCAGGTAAAAGCACACTCACCAAATTAATCCAGCGCTTGTATTTGCCTGAAGGCGGCCGTGTATTGGTGGATGGCGTTGATCTGGCGATGGTCGATACCGTTTGGCTACGCCGTAATATCGGTGTGGTATTGCAAGAGAATTTTTTGTTCAATCAAACCGTACGGGAAAATATCGCGCTCACTAATCCCGCCGCACCGATGGAGCAAATTGTTGCCGTTGCCAAACTCGCCGGTGCCCACGAGTTTATTGTCGACTTGCCTGAGGCCTACGACACTATGGTCGGTGAGCAGGGCAGCAATCTTTCTGGTGGGCAACGCCAGCGCTTAGCGATTGCGCGTGCACTCCTGACCAATCCGCGTATTCTGATTTTTGATGAGGCCACCAGTGCGTTGGATTATGAGTCTGAGCGGATAATTCAGGACAACATGGCCGAGATCTGTAAAGGTCGCACGGTATTTATTATTGCCCATCGTTTGAGTACGGTGCGTATCTGTAATCGCATTATTGTGATGAGCAAAGGCAATATCATAGAGCAGGGTCCGCACGATGAACTCCTGCAGCAGCAAGGCTATTACGCACAGCTGCACGCTTACCAACAACACATCCCGCAAACGAAAAATACTTCAACGCACTCACACACAAGCCCGAAGCTGGAGGTAGTCCATGACTAA
- a CDS encoding bifunctional diguanylate cyclase/phosphodiesterase: protein MDNKINILFVDREQGEYLLIAEILSHIRQVSYELVWCDQLDLALPKILSQQFDVVLLDYYWGEESARDLLNAARVQACQTPIVVMTDEMETEVDREAIRAGAADYLIKGQIDHLLLERALRYAIERKQTEQHLTRLAHYDSLTDIPNRILFRDRLEHAVHLAERDHTSFTLMFIDLNGFKQVNDNFGHDAGDAIIRICAERLNACLRRSDSVARMGGDEFTLLLQNIANSTDVAHIAQKVIDSIQQPADINGHEVVVGCSIGIAIYPEAGRDADTLLKHADMAMYKAKQLSGSNYRFFTEMMNQDVRRQLRQEADLRAALRYQQFVLHYSPRIDMATGKVVALEAQLRWDKPGVGLLNPSEFIATAEESGVITAIGYWVLRQACHDIKLLQGFWDEQLMMSIHLSMRQFKDENLVHEVARIFADNDIQPGDVEFEITETVFADNIDLVSLCMRPLSFFGINFLLDNFGAGNSSLLHLQRLPISTVKIDLGFLQELNRSHTDKRLVSAMITLAHNLGKLVVAEGVETKDQKQWLKEMGCDLMQGRYITESRSYAEILAWLQESNIPHQSKLN from the coding sequence ATGGACAACAAGATCAACATTTTATTTGTCGACCGTGAACAGGGTGAATACCTGCTCATTGCCGAAATTTTGTCACATATCCGGCAAGTCAGTTACGAGTTGGTCTGGTGCGATCAGCTCGATTTGGCGCTGCCCAAAATTCTCTCCCAGCAATTTGACGTGGTGTTGCTCGATTACTATTGGGGCGAGGAAAGCGCGCGCGATCTGCTCAATGCGGCGCGGGTGCAAGCCTGCCAAACCCCGATTGTGGTCATGACCGATGAGATGGAAACCGAAGTAGACCGCGAGGCGATCCGCGCCGGGGCGGCGGATTACCTGATCAAAGGTCAAATTGATCACCTGCTGCTGGAGCGCGCGCTGCGCTATGCCATCGAGCGCAAACAAACCGAGCAGCACCTCACCCGTCTCGCCCATTACGACTCGCTCACCGACATTCCCAACCGCATCCTGTTCCGTGATCGGCTGGAGCACGCTGTGCATTTGGCCGAGCGCGACCATACCAGCTTTACCCTGATGTTTATCGACCTCAACGGCTTCAAGCAGGTCAACGACAATTTTGGCCACGATGCGGGCGATGCGATTATTCGCATCTGCGCCGAACGTTTGAATGCCTGCCTGCGTCGCAGCGATTCGGTAGCGCGCATGGGTGGCGATGAATTCACCCTGCTGCTGCAAAATATCGCCAACAGCACTGATGTTGCCCACATCGCGCAAAAAGTGATTGATTCCATCCAGCAGCCCGCGGATATCAACGGCCACGAAGTGGTGGTGGGCTGCAGTATCGGTATCGCCATCTACCCCGAAGCCGGGCGCGATGCCGATACCCTGCTCAAACACGCCGATATGGCGATGTACAAAGCCAAGCAACTGTCGGGTAGCAATTACCGCTTCTTTACTGAAATGATGAATCAGGATGTGCGCCGTCAATTGCGTCAGGAAGCTGACCTGCGTGCGGCTTTGCGTTACCAGCAATTTGTCCTGCACTACAGCCCGCGTATCGATATGGCGACCGGCAAAGTGGTCGCGCTGGAAGCCCAACTGCGCTGGGATAAACCCGGCGTTGGGCTGCTCAACCCCAGCGAGTTCATCGCTACCGCCGAAGAAAGTGGCGTTATTACCGCGATTGGCTACTGGGTACTGCGTCAGGCCTGTCACGATATTAAATTGTTACAAGGCTTTTGGGATGAGCAGTTGATGATGTCGATCCACCTGTCCATGCGCCAATTCAAAGACGAGAACCTAGTGCACGAAGTCGCGCGGATTTTTGCGGACAACGACATCCAGCCGGGCGATGTTGAATTTGAAATCACCGAGACAGTCTTTGCCGACAACATTGATTTAGTATCCCTGTGCATGCGCCCGCTGTCGTTTTTCGGCATCAATTTCCTGCTCGATAATTTTGGTGCTGGCAACTCATCGCTGCTGCACTTACAGCGCTTGCCGATCAGCACCGTCAAAATCGACCTCGGCTTCTTGCAGGAATTAAACCGCAGTCATACCGATAAACGCCTGGTCTCCGCCATGATTACCCTGGCCCACAATCTGGGCAAACTGGTGGTGGCCGAAGGGGTAGAAACCAAAGACCAAAAACAATGGCTGAAGGAAATGGGCTGTGATCTGATGCAGGGGCGGTACATCACCGAGTCCAGGTCTTATGCGGAAATCCTCGCCTGGTTACAGGAATCCAATATTCCCCATCAATCCAAATTGAATTGA
- a CDS encoding carbon storage regulator encodes MLVLTRRPHQVIHIHTSDGLIEVHLNDCNSNQVRLGFVAPANVKIMREEIDEPNEDSLCVSRPENLVQARRNAAPSLLRALFTPGSTGSQ; translated from the coding sequence ATGCTCGTACTCACACGCCGTCCGCACCAAGTAATTCACATACACACTAGCGATGGCTTGATCGAGGTTCATCTCAATGATTGCAACTCCAATCAAGTAAGACTGGGTTTTGTTGCGCCTGCCAACGTAAAAATTATGAGAGAAGAGATAGACGAGCCCAATGAGGACTCACTGTGCGTCAGCAGGCCAGAAAATCTGGTGCAGGCTCGAAGAAACGCAGCGCCTTCCTTGTTGCGCGCATTATTCACCCCCGGCTCAACCGGAAGCCAGTGA
- a CDS encoding ATP-binding protein, whose translation MHVPVRALRQGELQTKTLGDGSDTIRQRVEAARNRQLARQGKANHQLSAPELETYCELTQADKNLLEQAIEKLGLSTRAYHRVLKLARTLADMAGRDHLTTVDISEALSYRTLDRQLSQ comes from the coding sequence ATGCACGTACCTGTGCGCGCACTGCGCCAGGGGGAGTTGCAAACCAAAACACTGGGCGATGGCAGCGATACTATCCGCCAGCGGGTAGAAGCGGCGCGCAACCGGCAGTTGGCGCGGCAGGGCAAGGCCAACCATCAACTGAGCGCACCGGAATTGGAAACTTACTGCGAGTTGACGCAAGCCGATAAAAACCTGCTGGAGCAAGCGATTGAAAAGCTGGGGCTATCGACGCGGGCCTATCACCGGGTGCTGAAACTGGCGCGCACCCTGGCCGATATGGCCGGACGGGATCATTTAACGACCGTGGATATCAGTGAAGCGCTGAGTTATCGCACGCTGGATCGACAACTCAGCCAGTAA
- a CDS encoding integrase core domain-containing protein encodes MEAIRDALAYIVDWYNSRRLHSTLGYKTPIEFKKCT; translated from the coding sequence ATAGAGGCAATTCGTGATGCGCTGGCTTATATTGTTGACTGGTACAACTCACGCAGGTTACATTCGACGTTGGGTTATAAAACTCCAATTGAATTTAAAAAGTGTACTTAA
- a CDS encoding HlyD family type I secretion periplasmic adaptor subunit: MTNFFQQLADAWRERATLGDGSKHQNLAEFMPAALELQESPPNPLVRWLAWVLITLFLLTIIWACIGKVDVISSAEGKIIPSSRVKQIQPLTKGFVKAIHVKEGQFVNQGDALIELDRTITAADQARMQQELHNASLNLAGAEALQSFLVSISNTEITPDKKLNTQPSVATDIQLKVHAEIKPTETEILLHQQKTWEQWQQYQAQLSSLDSVLKKVQSEKIGNQETIKKLQQTLPMITKRARALESLYAKNMASEVEYLELEQQRIERVQDLATQQQMQQQLNAAINEAQQQINALKADTLGKLFTQIADSRNQIATIREELVKATDINNKQVLYAPVSGYVQQLAINTIGGIVTEAQQLMIIVPEEESLEVQVMLGNQDVGFVQKDMAAEIKVHTFPFTKYGLIDATVTHISDDAIIDEKLGLVYTMHLKMHKSTIRVEAKSVKLIPGMAVTAEVKTTQRRVIEYFLSPLLRYKQESIRER; encoded by the coding sequence ATGACTAATTTTTTCCAGCAACTGGCTGATGCCTGGCGTGAGCGTGCCACACTTGGAGATGGTTCAAAACACCAAAATCTCGCCGAATTTATGCCTGCCGCACTGGAATTGCAGGAGTCTCCGCCCAATCCCTTGGTTCGTTGGCTTGCTTGGGTACTCATTACACTCTTTTTGCTTACGATTATTTGGGCATGCATTGGCAAAGTGGATGTTATTTCCAGTGCAGAAGGGAAAATTATTCCAAGTAGTCGAGTCAAACAAATACAGCCGCTTACAAAAGGGTTTGTAAAAGCTATTCATGTAAAAGAAGGGCAGTTTGTCAATCAGGGGGACGCGCTGATTGAATTGGATCGTACAATCACCGCTGCCGATCAAGCACGCATGCAGCAGGAATTGCACAATGCGAGCCTTAACCTTGCTGGAGCAGAAGCCCTACAATCATTTTTAGTCAGTATATCTAATACAGAAATAACCCCAGATAAAAAACTCAATACGCAGCCCAGTGTGGCCACTGACATCCAACTCAAAGTCCATGCGGAAATTAAACCAACAGAAACTGAAATACTGCTGCACCAACAAAAAACCTGGGAACAGTGGCAACAATATCAGGCACAATTAAGCAGCCTGGATAGCGTGCTTAAAAAAGTGCAGAGTGAAAAAATTGGCAATCAGGAAACCATTAAAAAGCTCCAGCAAACCCTGCCAATGATTACCAAGCGGGCGAGGGCACTGGAAAGCCTCTACGCTAAAAATATGGCATCTGAAGTGGAATATCTTGAACTGGAACAACAGCGAATCGAGCGAGTGCAAGACTTGGCTACACAGCAACAAATGCAGCAGCAATTAAATGCCGCCATTAACGAAGCCCAACAACAAATTAATGCACTCAAAGCTGACACGCTTGGAAAACTATTCACGCAAATTGCTGACAGCCGCAATCAAATCGCCACCATCAGAGAAGAGCTGGTGAAGGCGACGGATATAAATAATAAACAAGTCCTCTACGCTCCCGTATCCGGTTATGTGCAGCAACTCGCCATCAATACTATCGGCGGTATCGTCACGGAAGCACAGCAATTAATGATCATAGTGCCCGAAGAAGAAAGTCTGGAAGTTCAAGTCATGCTCGGCAATCAGGATGTGGGTTTTGTGCAAAAAGACATGGCTGCTGAAATCAAAGTCCATACCTTTCCCTTCACCAAATACGGTTTGATTGATGCAACAGTGACACATATTTCAGATGATGCAATCATCGACGAAAAGCTCGGCCTGGTTTACACCATGCATTTAAAAATGCACAAGAGCACTATTCGTGTAGAAGCAAAATCCGTCAAACTGATTCCGGGCATGGCGGTAACGGCGGAAGTAAAAACTACGCAGCGCAGAGTGATTGAGTATTTCTTGTCGCCACTGCTGAGGTATAAGCAGGAAAGTATTCGTGAAAGATAA